One genomic region from Halobacteriovorax sp. HLS encodes:
- a CDS encoding flippase, giving the protein MKLKKLLSSPENKTFAFLGVEYSFKILLGTAVSVWVARYLGPRDLGNLSYVISFVLVFAPIFTMASEEVIIRSLVQNKSNHNFVMGSSFVLKVIGSFVGILLVNGLIYILNKDEVLIRTGVLIYSVSMFLKSFQVIDNYFLSTSNIKVISYSRNLIMLILSIVKVVLIFNNSQWLNFVLVSCLELLLYAVFYIFVYCKNGHNLLQWRFDKSEFRGLVKPVVPLVVISFCSVGVAKLDQIMIMNISGSIELGRYAVAVKLIELWQFVPLALISSLYPAIVSNFSTSKELYVYGVKKLYALILVFSLSLAIGTTIFSDLVIELLYGQQYDGAGGILALYVWTVVFLYLTIARNKIFIIESLLNLELVVVVLTLIFNVALNYFLIPSFGAKGAVGASILSYLFANVVVSIFSVKLRGALYLMWDSIFYIKKLLKGRDSL; this is encoded by the coding sequence TTGAAACTTAAAAAACTACTTTCATCTCCCGAGAATAAGACTTTTGCTTTTTTAGGCGTGGAGTATTCATTCAAAATACTTCTTGGAACTGCTGTTAGTGTTTGGGTTGCGCGTTATCTTGGGCCTAGGGATCTTGGTAATTTGTCCTATGTTATTTCCTTTGTGTTGGTATTCGCTCCAATTTTTACTATGGCCAGTGAAGAGGTGATAATAAGATCTCTTGTTCAAAATAAATCAAATCATAATTTTGTTATGGGAAGTAGTTTTGTTTTGAAAGTAATCGGATCTTTTGTTGGGATTTTGCTGGTAAATGGTCTCATTTATATTCTAAATAAAGATGAAGTACTTATACGGACGGGTGTTCTGATATATTCCGTAAGTATGTTTTTAAAATCATTTCAAGTCATAGACAATTATTTCTTATCTACAAGTAATATAAAAGTAATTTCTTATTCTAGAAATTTAATCATGCTGATCTTGAGTATTGTTAAGGTTGTTTTAATTTTTAATAATTCTCAGTGGCTGAACTTTGTCTTGGTAAGCTGCCTTGAACTCCTTCTTTATGCTGTGTTTTATATTTTTGTTTATTGTAAAAATGGTCATAACCTTTTGCAGTGGAGGTTTGATAAGAGCGAGTTCCGTGGTTTGGTGAAGCCGGTCGTTCCACTAGTTGTGATCTCATTTTGCTCTGTTGGAGTTGCTAAGCTAGATCAGATTATGATTATGAATATTAGTGGAAGTATTGAATTGGGACGCTATGCTGTTGCTGTAAAGCTTATTGAATTATGGCAGTTTGTACCCCTGGCACTGATTAGCTCATTATACCCTGCAATTGTCTCGAACTTTTCTACTTCTAAAGAGCTTTATGTATATGGCGTGAAGAAATTGTATGCTCTCATATTAGTTTTCTCTCTTTCTTTAGCCATTGGTACAACAATATTTTCAGACTTAGTCATAGAGTTACTTTATGGGCAGCAATATGATGGAGCAGGTGGAATACTTGCTTTATATGTATGGACAGTTGTATTCCTATATTTAACCATAGCGAGAAACAAAATTTTTATTATAGAGAGTTTATTAAATCTTGAGCTCGTTGTAGTTGTTCTTACTCTAATATTTAATGTTGCCTTAAACTACTTTCTTATACCTTCTTTCGGTGCGAAAGGGGCCGTAGGAGCCTCCATTCTCTCTTATCTATTTGCTAACGTAGTCGTTTCAATTTTTAGTGTTAAATTAAGGGGAGCTCTGTATTTAATGTGGGATTCAATTTTTTATATTAAAAAACTATTAAAAGGAAGGGATTCGCTGTGA
- a CDS encoding glycosyltransferase family 2 protein, giving the protein MNYFLSISIPTYNRSSYLKDTIECFAKQINDRKDIQIAVADNFSTDDTEEMISEMKKKYPYIKYHKNSKNLGADRNYLKAVEISDGKFCWLFGSDDQICENALEKVISSLKDKCSDILLMNRLNMCPELKEERGIQRYFRSDEEFSLDFSELNSYVKYSNEACDIASMFSYLSSIVLNKEKWDVVDVDNSFIGGAYIHVSKLFGMMNRGCSFHFLPEALVLNRQGNDHFAGSGYVKRRLIDVGYVDLVEKSFSEEKYKVLLRKIVEREFFTLPKILAFKMWTYKYQTNKDFLELFNGYKTFENYPHYRIRMWFFKNIPNSVLRLIYRIFY; this is encoded by the coding sequence GTGAACTATTTTTTAAGTATATCTATACCAACTTATAATAGATCAAGCTATTTGAAAGATACTATTGAGTGTTTCGCTAAGCAAATAAACGATCGCAAAGATATTCAAATTGCTGTTGCTGACAATTTTTCTACTGACGATACTGAAGAAATGATTAGTGAAATGAAGAAGAAGTATCCCTATATCAAGTACCATAAAAATAGTAAAAATTTAGGAGCAGATCGTAATTATTTAAAAGCAGTTGAGATATCTGATGGTAAGTTCTGTTGGCTCTTTGGAAGTGATGATCAAATATGTGAAAATGCTCTTGAGAAGGTGATATCTTCATTAAAAGATAAATGTTCCGATATCTTATTAATGAATAGATTAAATATGTGTCCCGAACTAAAAGAAGAGAGAGGTATACAAAGATACTTCCGTTCCGATGAAGAGTTTAGTTTAGATTTTTCAGAATTAAACAGCTATGTGAAATACTCTAACGAAGCATGCGATATTGCATCCATGTTTAGCTATCTTTCATCTATAGTTTTAAATAAAGAAAAATGGGATGTTGTAGATGTTGACAACTCATTTATTGGAGGAGCTTATATTCATGTTTCTAAACTATTTGGAATGATGAATAGAGGATGCTCTTTCCACTTTTTGCCGGAGGCCTTAGTGTTAAATCGTCAGGGAAATGATCACTTTGCAGGTTCGGGCTATGTTAAAAGACGGCTTATTGATGTGGGCTATGTCGATCTAGTTGAAAAAAGCTTCTCTGAAGAAAAATATAAAGTTCTTTTAAGAAAAATTGTAGAAAGAGAGTTTTTCACATTACCTAAAATCCTCGCTTTCAAAATGTGGACATATAAATATCAGACTAATAAGGATTTTCTGGAACTATTTAATGGATATAAGACTTTTGAGAATTACCCTCATTATCGTATACGGATGTGGTTTTTCAAAAATATACCTAATAGTGTCTTAAGGTTAATCTACCGAATTTTCTATTGA
- a CDS encoding glycosyltransferase family 4 protein, whose amino-acid sequence MKKVLLITLRSDHGGGPKHVLDIASRLPTKSLFIASPVSAPYGEKFRSRSSEHFSLPHRKFSILSFIRLLYFVRSNNIDIVHSHGRGAGLYSRLLSLFSVECIHTYHGIHIKDGIFSKISNFIDKSLTKLTHKLIFVSDSEKSNAQKIGLAPENISFVVENGVSLPQLENEESNCERKVLGTLTRLEEHKNNEYLIRRIHENNQYHLKVAGDGPQHRKLLALVEELGIESNVEFLGNVEDPYLFLKDIDIYVSSSKGEGMPYAVLEAMACKKPCLLSRVSGHVDLVDSEQLFESNEEFNSKLENIKINYSKIQNLNREKVENHFNIEKQIAKIIHLYQ is encoded by the coding sequence ATGAAAAAAGTCCTATTGATCACACTTAGATCTGATCACGGAGGAGGTCCTAAGCATGTCCTAGATATTGCTAGTAGACTTCCCACTAAATCACTTTTCATTGCTTCTCCAGTTAGTGCTCCTTATGGCGAAAAATTTAGATCTAGATCTAGTGAGCATTTCTCTCTACCCCATAGAAAGTTTTCAATTTTAAGTTTCATTCGCCTTCTTTACTTTGTCCGTAGCAATAATATTGACATTGTTCACTCTCATGGAAGAGGAGCAGGTCTTTACTCACGTCTTCTATCTCTATTTAGCGTCGAATGCATTCATACCTACCACGGTATACATATTAAAGACGGCATTTTCTCGAAGATTTCAAACTTTATTGATAAGTCCCTTACAAAACTTACTCACAAATTGATTTTCGTTTCAGATTCAGAAAAATCTAATGCTCAAAAAATTGGTCTTGCTCCAGAGAATATATCTTTTGTAGTTGAAAATGGTGTGTCCTTACCTCAGCTCGAAAATGAAGAAAGTAATTGCGAAAGAAAGGTACTGGGTACTCTAACTCGCCTCGAAGAACATAAGAATAATGAATACTTGATTCGACGAATTCATGAAAATAATCAATACCATTTAAAAGTAGCTGGAGATGGCCCTCAACATAGAAAACTACTGGCCTTAGTAGAAGAACTAGGAATTGAGTCGAATGTCGAGTTCCTAGGAAATGTAGAAGATCCTTATCTATTTTTAAAAGATATTGATATATATGTCAGCTCGTCAAAAGGAGAAGGCATGCCCTACGCTGTTTTGGAAGCAATGGCTTGTAAAAAGCCTTGCTTACTATCTAGAGTTTCTGGTCATGTAGACCTTGTCGACTCTGAGCAATTATTTGAATCAAATGAAGAGTTTAATTCCAAACTAGAGAATATTAAAATTAACTACAGCAAGATACAGAATCTAAATAGAGAGAAAGTTGAAAACCACTTTAATATTGAAAAGCAAATAGCAAAAATAATTCACCTCTATCAATAG
- a CDS encoding glycosyltransferase, with product MELTKELSICLPAYLEEENLRLLLPRINKVCSELTSAYEVIVIDTEEVMDGTPQACSENSAVYVNRTGGNTYGAAIRTGINNASGKSIVFMDADGSHHPEFIKSLYSQKDSSDVIIASRYMKGGHTENSPILILMSKIVNWGFAFVLNIKCKDVSNSFRLYDGQKLKSLTLKCENFDIVEEILYKLIRIYKGLSIKEIPFSFKQRMFGETKRNLGKFIITYIFTLFKLRFMSIKEK from the coding sequence ATGGAGCTTACCAAAGAGTTAAGTATTTGCTTACCTGCCTACCTAGAAGAAGAGAATTTAAGACTTCTTCTTCCTAGAATTAATAAGGTTTGCTCAGAGTTAACTTCTGCCTATGAAGTCATCGTTATAGATACTGAAGAAGTTATGGATGGAACCCCTCAAGCTTGTTCGGAAAATAGCGCGGTCTACGTCAACCGAACAGGTGGTAATACTTATGGAGCTGCCATAAGAACAGGAATTAACAACGCATCTGGTAAAAGTATCGTTTTTATGGATGCTGACGGCTCACATCATCCTGAGTTTATAAAGAGTCTATATTCTCAAAAAGATTCTTCTGACGTTATTATTGCTTCACGGTATATGAAAGGGGGGCACACAGAAAATAGCCCTATATTGATACTAATGAGCAAAATTGTGAACTGGGGATTTGCTTTTGTTCTAAATATCAAATGCAAGGATGTTTCGAATAGTTTTAGACTGTACGATGGGCAAAAACTCAAATCATTAACTTTAAAATGTGAAAATTTTGATATCGTAGAAGAGATTCTTTACAAGCTAATCAGAATCTACAAAGGTCTCTCTATTAAAGAAATTCCTTTTAGCTTTAAGCAAAGAATGTTTGGAGAAACAAAGAGAAATTTAGGCAAATTTATCATCACTTATATTTTTACGTTATTTAAACTTCGCTTTATGTCTATAAAAGAAAAATGA
- the rfbH gene encoding lipopolysaccharide biosynthesis protein RfbH — translation MRDEIIAKSREFFKAELDKKKMIPGESYIPASGKVMDEDDMENLIDASLDMWLTAGRYHKQFEKEFASFMEQKFCLLVNSGSSANLLAFAALTSPKLGDRQIKAGDEVITVAAGFPTTVNPIVQHGCIPVFVDVELETYELDLTQLELALSPKTKAVMMAHTLGNMFDVKAVKDFCDKHGLWLIEDTCDALGARFDGKMAGTFGDIATVSFYPAHHMTMGEGGAVLTSEPKLKKIIESFRDWGRDCWCPPGVDNTCGKRFACQLGELPKGFDHKYTYTHIGYNLKVTDMQAAVGLSQLKKVKKFISKRNSNFDYLKSKLKGLEDKLILPRATEGCEASWFGFLISVKEDAGISKQELCEHLESKKIGTRQLFAGNLVKQPLYVGVEKRIIGDLPNTDFIMNNSFWVGCWPGLNEEHLDYIADIIKEKLS, via the coding sequence ATGCGTGATGAGATTATTGCTAAGTCGAGAGAATTTTTTAAAGCAGAACTAGATAAGAAGAAGATGATTCCAGGCGAGTCCTATATTCCAGCTTCTGGAAAAGTTATGGACGAAGATGATATGGAAAACTTAATTGATGCTTCTTTAGATATGTGGCTTACTGCCGGAAGATATCACAAGCAATTTGAAAAAGAGTTTGCAAGCTTTATGGAACAAAAGTTTTGTCTACTCGTAAATTCTGGTTCGTCCGCAAACCTCTTAGCTTTTGCTGCACTTACTTCTCCTAAATTGGGTGATAGACAAATAAAAGCCGGCGATGAGGTAATTACTGTCGCAGCAGGTTTTCCAACAACAGTTAATCCGATTGTACAGCATGGTTGTATTCCTGTGTTTGTAGATGTTGAGCTTGAAACATATGAGCTTGATTTAACACAATTAGAGTTGGCCCTTTCACCAAAAACTAAAGCAGTGATGATGGCACACACTCTAGGTAATATGTTTGATGTTAAGGCCGTAAAAGATTTTTGTGACAAGCATGGATTATGGCTAATTGAAGATACTTGTGACGCTCTAGGAGCTAGATTTGATGGGAAGATGGCAGGGACTTTTGGAGATATTGCAACAGTCTCTTTCTATCCGGCCCACCATATGACTATGGGAGAAGGTGGAGCTGTTTTAACTTCTGAGCCGAAGCTTAAAAAAATAATTGAATCTTTTAGAGACTGGGGAAGAGATTGTTGGTGTCCTCCTGGTGTAGATAATACCTGTGGAAAGAGATTTGCCTGTCAATTAGGAGAGCTTCCTAAGGGATTTGATCATAAGTACACTTACACACATATTGGTTATAATCTAAAGGTAACTGATATGCAGGCAGCTGTTGGATTATCTCAACTTAAAAAAGTAAAGAAATTTATTTCTAAGAGAAATTCAAATTTTGATTATTTAAAATCTAAACTAAAAGGGTTAGAAGATAAATTAATCCTACCAAGAGCGACTGAGGGCTGTGAAGCAAGTTGGTTCGGTTTTTTGATCTCGGTCAAAGAAGACGCAGGAATTTCTAAGCAAGAGTTATGTGAGCACTTAGAGTCAAAGAAAATTGGAACAAGACAATTATTTGCAGGTAACTTAGTCAAACAACCACTCTATGTAGGCGTTGAGAAAAGAATTATAGGGGATCTTCCTAATACTGACTTTATTATGAATAATTCTTTTTGGGTTGGATGTTGGCCAGGACTTAACGAAGAGCACTTGGATTATATTGCAGACATCATAAAAGAGAAGCTTTCTTAG
- a CDS encoding glycosyltransferase family 39 protein, whose product MIEKIKENSIFWSLLFLSIVLLTIQLDGVTLRSVDGAVYSSIARELADKPFKEWVVLTWRGGEKFYENPHFMPMYLATFIRVLGITSYTVIIPIILLSVTSLVTVFKLGEILVSKRLGLFSMFALIATPQFIKEGRNPMLETALMCFTLLSIYFGIKCLKDKNIKLAFVSGLLCALAFLSKGPICLLAPGVLFGFYLTSHFSFSNSLNFSVTHKQFFKIVLLFVLGFILIMGVIDIWHFMITEESFWLNYYNIRLLYTINHPTAGQIESVGGDPLFYFKLILKKHIPWAYIGLAALMVAFLKTAKDYRPAIIVGSLMTFGYLLGFSLIVFKAPWYINVYFGGISLMGGVTLSYTFEKKMRKFNAPLVIISFSCVLLFLSSSFSFIFKKKERIVGTFLSQVETKFENRFKGKLISACYPMGMWRGNFIVHYFLGARLKDCNVNDEVKFVDLEQYKMSGDELLLYSNFPMGLVTKVKEK is encoded by the coding sequence ATGATTGAAAAAATAAAAGAAAACTCAATTTTTTGGTCACTGTTATTTCTTTCGATTGTTCTTTTAACAATACAACTTGATGGAGTAACTCTTCGGTCAGTTGATGGTGCAGTTTATTCTTCTATAGCTAGAGAACTTGCTGATAAGCCATTTAAGGAATGGGTTGTTTTGACATGGAGAGGAGGAGAGAAATTCTATGAAAATCCTCACTTCATGCCTATGTATTTGGCCACATTCATCAGAGTGCTTGGAATCACTAGCTACACAGTTATTATTCCTATTATCCTTCTTTCTGTTACCTCTTTAGTTACTGTGTTCAAGCTAGGTGAGATACTTGTTTCTAAGAGATTGGGCCTATTCTCTATGTTCGCACTTATTGCAACTCCTCAATTTATTAAGGAGGGAAGAAACCCGATGCTAGAAACTGCATTAATGTGTTTCACTCTTTTGTCGATATACTTTGGTATAAAATGTTTGAAAGATAAAAATATTAAACTCGCTTTCGTTTCTGGCCTATTATGTGCGCTTGCATTCTTATCGAAAGGACCTATATGTCTTTTAGCGCCGGGAGTATTGTTTGGATTTTATTTAACAAGTCACTTTTCTTTTTCCAACTCTTTAAACTTTTCTGTAACTCATAAGCAGTTTTTTAAAATTGTGCTCTTATTTGTACTAGGGTTTATCTTAATAATGGGAGTTATTGATATTTGGCACTTTATGATCACGGAAGAATCATTTTGGTTAAATTATTATAATATTCGTCTTCTCTATACAATTAATCACCCAACAGCAGGACAAATTGAAAGTGTAGGAGGCGATCCTCTATTCTACTTTAAACTCATCTTAAAAAAACATATTCCTTGGGCGTATATAGGTCTTGCTGCATTGATGGTAGCTTTTTTGAAAACGGCGAAGGATTATAGACCTGCTATAATTGTTGGAAGTTTAATGACATTTGGATACCTCCTTGGATTTAGCTTAATTGTATTTAAAGCGCCTTGGTACATAAATGTTTATTTTGGTGGAATTTCTCTGATGGGGGGAGTCACTCTTAGTTATACCTTTGAAAAAAAGATGAGAAAATTCAATGCTCCTTTAGTCATTATTTCGTTTTCGTGTGTTCTTCTCTTTTTAAGTTCTTCCTTTTCTTTCATTTTTAAGAAAAAGGAGAGGATTGTTGGGACTTTTTTGTCACAAGTCGAAACTAAATTTGAGAATAGATTTAAAGGTAAATTGATTTCTGCTTGTTATCCAATGGGGATGTGGAGGGGAAATTTTATTGTTCACTACTTCTTAGGGGCAAGGCTGAAAGATTGTAATGTAAATGATGAAGTAAAATTTGTAGACTTAGAACAGTATAAAATGAGTGGTGATGAATTACTGCTTTATAGTAACTTTCCTATGGGGTTAGTTACAAAAGTTAAGGAAAAATAA
- a CDS encoding GDP-mannose 4,6-dehydratase → MKYLITGGCGFLGSNLAQEVLNRGDELVIFDNLYRNGTEKNLEWLRTLGEFKFYRNDIRNRDDVQFCIKTEKPDVIFHVAGQVAMTTSLERPRFDYDINVGGTFNVLEAVKEHCPEAVIVYSSTNKVYGDLENYEYHESDSRYSIPEFPNGLPESIGLDFTTPYGCSKGAADQYMKDWAKCYGLKTVVFRHSSIFGGRQFSTFDQGWIGWFVSRAIETQRGNLSEAFTIQGNGKQVRDVLFSEDIVKCYWAAVEHIDKTRGQSFNIGGGMENSLSILELFSHLEKELNIKLNYTQLSPRESDQKMFVADISKAKEFFGWEPKVKTAEGLHRMIEWVKTI, encoded by the coding sequence ATGAAATACTTAATTACAGGTGGATGTGGTTTCTTAGGGTCTAATCTGGCCCAAGAAGTTCTAAACAGAGGTGACGAATTGGTCATCTTTGATAATTTATACAGAAATGGAACTGAAAAAAACTTAGAGTGGCTGAGAACTTTGGGAGAATTTAAGTTTTATCGTAATGATATTAGAAATAGGGACGATGTTCAGTTTTGTATAAAAACAGAAAAACCGGATGTCATTTTTCATGTCGCTGGTCAAGTTGCGATGACAACATCCCTAGAAAGACCACGATTTGATTATGATATTAATGTTGGAGGGACATTTAATGTCCTTGAGGCCGTTAAAGAACATTGTCCTGAGGCAGTAATTGTATATTCATCTACTAATAAGGTTTACGGAGATTTGGAGAATTACGAATATCATGAAAGTGATTCGCGTTATTCGATACCTGAGTTTCCAAATGGTCTTCCTGAAAGTATTGGGCTTGACTTCACAACCCCATATGGTTGCTCTAAAGGTGCGGCAGATCAATATATGAAAGATTGGGCAAAGTGCTATGGATTAAAGACTGTTGTATTTAGACACTCTTCAATTTTTGGAGGAAGACAGTTTTCTACCTTTGACCAAGGCTGGATTGGATGGTTTGTTTCTAGAGCTATTGAAACGCAAAGAGGAAATTTGAGTGAAGCTTTTACAATCCAAGGGAATGGAAAACAAGTAAGAGATGTGCTGTTTTCTGAGGATATTGTAAAGTGTTACTGGGCAGCTGTTGAGCACATTGATAAGACGAGAGGCCAATCATTTAATATTGGAGGCGGTATGGAAAATAGCTTATCTATTCTCGAGCTATTTAGCCATTTAGAAAAAGAATTAAATATAAAACTAAATTATACACAACTTTCTCCAAGAGAAAGTGATCAAAAAATGTTCGTTGCAGATATCTCTAAAGCAAAAGAGTTCTTTGGATGGGAGCCTAAAGTTAAAACTGCGGAAGGTCTACATAGAATGATCGAGTGGGTAAAAACAATTTAA
- the rfbF gene encoding glucose-1-phosphate cytidylyltransferase, whose protein sequence is MKVLILAGGYGTRISEETGIRPKPMVEIGEKPILWHIMKHYSSYGYNEFVILCGYKGHCIKEYFANYFVRQSSVTFDLANNSMEVINSDVENWKVTCLDTGDGTLTGGRIKRAQDIVGNEPFMLTYGDGVSDVDVKSLVESHKSSGRACTMTAVQPDGRFGALEFDSKDQLTAFKEKPQGEVGWINGGFFVCEPSVFDEIKDGDRTIFERAPLEKLASSGQVNSYKHKGFWKCMDTLADKQSLTSMWESGEAKWKTW, encoded by the coding sequence ATGAAAGTTTTAATTTTAGCAGGCGGTTACGGTACCAGAATCAGTGAAGAAACGGGAATTAGACCTAAGCCAATGGTAGAGATTGGAGAAAAACCAATTCTTTGGCACATAATGAAGCATTACTCTAGTTACGGTTATAATGAATTTGTAATCTTGTGTGGTTATAAAGGTCACTGTATTAAAGAGTATTTTGCAAATTACTTCGTTAGACAAAGTTCTGTAACATTTGACCTTGCTAACAATTCAATGGAAGTAATAAATTCTGATGTAGAAAATTGGAAAGTAACTTGTTTAGATACGGGAGATGGAACTTTAACAGGTGGAAGAATTAAGAGAGCTCAAGATATCGTAGGTAATGAACCATTCATGCTGACATACGGTGATGGTGTTTCTGATGTTGATGTTAAGTCACTTGTAGAAAGTCATAAATCTTCTGGAAGAGCATGTACAATGACTGCTGTGCAACCAGACGGTCGTTTTGGTGCACTCGAGTTTGATTCAAAAGATCAGCTGACAGCATTTAAAGAAAAACCACAAGGTGAAGTGGGTTGGATTAATGGTGGCTTCTTCGTATGTGAACCTTCAGTATTTGATGAAATTAAAGACGGAGATAGAACTATTTTTGAAAGAGCTCCATTAGAGAAACTAGCGAGCTCAGGACAAGTTAATAGTTATAAACATAAAGGATTCTGGAAGTGTATGGACACTCTCGCTGATAAGCAGTCGCTTACAAGTATGTGGGAAAGTGGAGAGGCAAAATGGAAAACTTGGTAG
- the rfbG gene encoding CDP-glucose 4,6-dehydratase, whose amino-acid sequence MENLVDLNLFSGAYKGKKVLVTGHTGFKGSWICFWLSQMGAEVCGYSTPAPSNPAHIDKIDLKIKSVIADIRDQEKLDETFKDFNPEVVFHMAAQPLVRLSYREPDETFETNVMGSLRVYEACRKTPSVKTIVTITTDKVYENHEWDWGYRENDRLGGKDPYSASKAAMEIMTNSYRHSYFNLDKYGKDHNVLMATVRAGNVIGGGDWAEDRLIPDIVKASISGNPVSIRSPYSTRPWQHVLEPLSGYLMIGQKLIEKEVKFAQAYNFGPSVTEDVNVEEVLITLKKYWDKIDYKIERPDVVLHEAGLLKLDCTKAYRNLGWTPVWNVDEALKYTILWYKSYYEEGSVLTVSDLNKYISDAKEKALAWTKS is encoded by the coding sequence ATGGAAAACTTGGTAGACTTAAATCTTTTTTCTGGAGCTTATAAAGGTAAAAAAGTCTTAGTTACTGGACATACTGGATTTAAGGGATCTTGGATTTGTTTTTGGCTCTCTCAAATGGGAGCAGAGGTTTGTGGTTACTCAACACCAGCACCTAGTAATCCTGCTCATATTGATAAGATTGATTTAAAAATTAAATCGGTCATTGCAGATATTCGAGATCAAGAAAAATTAGACGAGACTTTTAAGGACTTTAATCCAGAGGTTGTTTTTCATATGGCTGCGCAACCTTTAGTGCGCTTATCCTACAGAGAGCCAGATGAAACCTTTGAGACAAATGTTATGGGCTCTTTGAGAGTTTATGAGGCCTGTAGAAAGACTCCATCTGTAAAAACTATCGTTACAATAACAACTGATAAGGTTTATGAAAATCATGAATGGGACTGGGGTTATAGAGAAAATGATCGCCTAGGTGGAAAAGATCCTTACTCGGCTTCAAAGGCCGCTATGGAGATCATGACTAACTCATATAGACACTCTTATTTTAATTTAGATAAGTATGGTAAAGATCATAACGTACTAATGGCAACTGTAAGAGCTGGGAATGTTATTGGTGGAGGTGATTGGGCAGAAGACCGCCTCATTCCTGATATTGTAAAAGCTTCGATATCTGGAAACCCAGTATCTATTAGAAGCCCTTATTCAACAAGACCTTGGCAACATGTCCTAGAGCCTTTGTCTGGATATTTAATGATTGGTCAAAAGTTGATAGAAAAAGAAGTTAAATTTGCTCAGGCGTATAACTTTGGTCCTTCTGTTACAGAAGATGTAAATGTAGAAGAAGTTCTAATAACGCTGAAGAAGTATTGGGATAAGATCGACTATAAGATTGAAAGACCAGATGTTGTATTACACGAAGCAGGCCTATTGAAGCTTGACTGTACTAAGGCGTATCGTAATTTAGGTTGGACTCCAGTTTGGAATGTGGATGAAGCTCTAAAGTATACTATACTTTGGTATAAGTCTTACTATGAAGAAGGTAGTGTTCTTACTGTGAGTGACTTAAATAAATATATAAGTGATGCTAAGGAGAAGGCCCTTGCCTGGACAAAATCTTAG
- a CDS encoding NAD(P)-dependent oxidoreductase gives MPGQNLRALVTGGTGFLGSHLVKMLVDQGVQVTVVKRVESSTDRLNSVLNSISFIDIDELTSSKISKEKYDYLFHLATCYGRNGETDEQINSVNIELPLSLLRAMSSMPKVVNFSTSLDPSLNTYTRSKFEFIKALELEFDSLELLNLELEHFYGPMDGQFIGYLINSIAKNVEKIPLTKGEQVRDFIFYKDLLAAVNILLKSGATGSFPIGSGKSRSLKESIEIIKSLVPDSQTLLAWGEVAYRENEVLYSVADISKLSKLGWQCEYSFEEGIREVIQSLK, from the coding sequence TTGCCTGGACAAAATCTTAGAGCATTAGTGACAGGAGGAACAGGGTTTCTAGGTAGTCATCTTGTAAAGATGCTTGTTGATCAAGGCGTACAGGTTACTGTCGTTAAGAGAGTAGAGTCTTCTACAGATAGGCTAAATAGTGTGTTAAATTCTATTTCATTTATCGATATAGATGAGCTTACTTCTTCTAAAATCTCTAAAGAGAAGTATGACTACCTCTTTCATCTTGCTACTTGCTATGGTCGAAATGGTGAGACTGATGAGCAGATCAATAGTGTAAATATAGAGTTGCCTTTGAGTCTTTTGAGAGCAATGTCTTCTATGCCTAAGGTTGTAAACTTTAGTACTAGTCTTGATCCTTCATTGAATACATATACCAGATCGAAATTTGAGTTTATAAAAGCATTGGAATTAGAGTTTGATTCTTTAGAACTTTTGAATCTAGAGCTTGAGCATTTCTATGGACCAATGGATGGTCAATTCATTGGTTATCTGATTAATTCGATAGCAAAAAATGTCGAAAAAATTCCTCTGACAAAAGGTGAGCAGGTAAGAGACTTTATATTTTATAAAGATCTTTTAGCTGCAGTAAATATTTTACTTAAATCTGGTGCTACAGGAAGTTTTCCTATTGGAAGTGGGAAGTCTAGAAGCCTGAAAGAGTCTATTGAGATTATAAAAAGTCTAGTTCCTGACTCTCAAACTTTACTGGCCTGGGGAGAGGTTGCTTATAGAGAGAATGAAGTTTTATACTCTGTTGCAGACATCTCTAAACTTTCAAAACTAGGTTGGCAATGTGAATACTCTTTTGAAGAAGGTATTCGAGAAGTTATCCAAAGTTTAAAATAA